The genomic interval CCATGAGCACTCCCCTCCACCTCACAACGGAACGCCTCGAGATCCGCGACTTTCTGGAGTCCGACTTCGGCGCCACCCACGCTTGGGCATCCGATCCCGAGGTCACCAACTTTCTGAGCTGGGGCCCCAACAGCGAGAGCGAAACGCGCGCCTACCTGGACGCCGCTCGTGCCGATCGCCAGATTGACCCGCGCCGCGATTACCGGCTCGCCCTGGTCGACCGAGAGAGTCGAATCCCGCTCGGTCTCGGCGTGCTCCTGGCGCGCGAGCCGGAGCAGTGGGAGCTCGGCTACTGCCTGGCCCGCGAGGCCTGGGGCCGGGGCCTGGCAACGGAGGCCTCGCGAGCGCTTCTCGTCTTCGCCTTCGAAACTCTGCAAGCCCACCGCATCATCGGACGCGTCGATCCTCGCAACCCCGCCTCCGCCAAGGTTCTGACCAATCTCGGTTTCCGCCGCGAAGGACACTTCGTTCAAGACGTCAAGAAATATGGCGAGTGGCGCGACACGGTCATGTTCGGCCTGCTCGCCGAGGAATTTCAGCCAGGAGTCCATCCATGACCTCTCGCTTCTTCTCGCTCTTCATCACCCTGCTCGTCGCTTCGCTGACCGCCCAGCCAGGAATGGCGCAGAGCTCGTGGCTGACTCCCAACCAGCAGAGCCTGCTCTTCGAAGACCTCAACCGACGCATCTCGGAGCTCGATCTCGGTCCCGAGCACGAACCCGAGGCGATCCACCGCAAGTCTCGGCAGGCGGTCGAAGCGCTCGCCGATCGCCTCGACCGGTGGGGGCCCGAGGTCGTGGTCCAGCGAGCCCCGGCGATCGAGGTTCCACCGGTGATCGATCCTTTCCTCAGCGCCATGGCGCGCTATGGAGCCTGCACTTTCTATCTCGAGGTCTGGGCCCAGGAGCTCGATCGGCCCACCGGCGGCGAGGACGGGCGCCTCGCCACCACCTTCGCCTCCTTTGCGATGGCCATGACCAGCGGCTACCTGCGCCACCACTATCTCGAGAACGGTGGCGAAGAGGAGCTCCTGGAGGCCTATCTGGGGAGCGAGATCATGGGTCGCCTCGGCGGCGAGATCTCCCGCGGCGAGCTGCACCAGGCCGACACGGCACGACGCTGCCGGCCGGCCATCGAGGGATTGCTCGCGGATAGCTGATGGCTATCAGAGCGGATTGATCTCTTCGACGGTGCGCTCGTTTCGCACGTTGCCGGTGTTGAGCGTCGACGCCGGCTCGAACAGCAGGACATGGACCTCTTCTTCCGCCACCGGAAGGTGCTCGACACCGCGTGGAACGATGAACATCTCGCCCTCTTCGAGCCAAACGTCGCGATCCCGCAGCCGCATCAGCAACCTGCCCTCGAGCACCAGAAAGAGCTCGTCCTCGTCTTCGTGATGGTGCCAGACGAACTCGCCCTGGAGCTTGGCGAGTCGCACATGCTGTCCGTTGAGCTCGCCCACCAAACGCGGCTGCCAGTGTTGGTCGATCTGAGTAAGTTTTTGACGCAGGTTGATCTTGTCCATTTCCGCCTCCCGGTTGAGTTCTCCTGACATAACGCTCACGATGGGGAGAAATTCTCTCTCTCGTCGCAGCGATCGCCGTGACGCAAAAATCCCAGAGATTACGCTTTAGCCTTTAGGCGCTCGACGAGCGTTCCAAAGGTGAGACCGAGAAGGAGACGCGACCCTTTGAGGGTCAAAATCGGCAATGCCGCAGTGCGGAAGAGACGCGAAGAGCCCAGAAGAGTAGAATAGAGTGACCTTCGAGGTCCGCTTTGTCGTGTGCTCGGATGTGGACCATTCCTTCGCAGCCCGGCACCGGCTACGAAATCGCCATGAGTCACAGTCACCTGACCGTATTCTCCCTTCTCGAGAGTGAAGGAGGAACCGCCTCCCGCGAGGCGGCGGAGATCCGTGATCTGCGGCGCGACTGCGTCGAGTGTGATCGCGCCTACCGCCGCTTCGTGATGTTCGGAGACCGCCGTCGCTCCGGCGCGGCCGGTCGTCCCCGGTCGAAAGATCTGGCGATTCTCGAGAAGTGGGACCACCAAGCCGCACCGGCACTGGCGGAGAGCTTCCTGGCCGCACCGCCCCAGCAACGGCGCGAGCTGATCGATCGCGAAGCGGAGACCTATGCCACGCCGGCCGTCATCGTCGGCCTGCTGGCGCGGGCGCGGGAGCTCATGCGCCATGCCCCCCGCGAAGCTCTCGAGCTCCACAGCGAAGTCTGCCGCCTGGCTCATCGCGTGCCGGAAGCCCTCTACGGCCGCCTGCGGCCGAGCGAGTTGCAGAGCTTGGCCGAAGGCCATCGAGCCAACGCATTGCGGGTCACCGACGATCTGCAAGGTGCCGACGGCCTGTGGGAAAACCTGCGGGCCCACCTGCGGCACCTACCGGTCGAAGATGGCGGCATTCGCGGCGAGCTCGACAGTCTCGAGGCTTCGCTGCGCCAGGATCAGCGCCGTTTCGGCGAGGCGGCGGAGCTGCTGGCTTCGGCCGAGAGTCACTATCGCCGGCTCGACGACCGCCGCGGCCTCACCAAGGTGCTGATCAAGTGGGGCATCGTCAGTCAGTTGATGAAGGACCAAGAGCAGGCGCTACGGCACTTCAGCGAAGCGGCCCGCCTGCTGCACGACGCCGAAGACCCCCGGCTGCCGCTGATGGTGGTTCACAATCAGGCCCTGAGCCTGTGCGAGCTGCGGCGCTTTGCAGAAGCCCGCACTCTTGTCGAGCAAGCAACGGAGCTCTACGCCGCCTGCGACGACGAGGCCATCACCACGCCGCGCCTCTGGCTCGAGGCCACCGTCGCCCTCGGGTTGGGAGAAGACCATCGTGGGGAGAAGCTCCTGCTGACGGCCCGCGATGCCTTCCTCGAGCTCGGACAGACCTACTCGGCCGCTCTGGTGGGTCTCGATCTCGCCGAGATCTACCTCGCCCAGGGCCGCCACTTCTCGACCAAGCGACTCGCCGTGTCGCTGGCGCGCATCTTCGGCGACCAAGGGGTGCCGGCAGAGCTCGCGAAGGCCTTGCAGACGTTCCGTCGAGCCGCCTTCGACGAGACTCTCTCGCGGCAGCTGATCGCAGCCATGCGTCAGAGCATGCAGCTAGCGCGAGGAAACTCGCCGCTGCACTCGCCCAGCTCGGGCCACCCAGAGCCGTAGCGCAGTTTTCGGCGTATATACACCAAAATTCACGTCAACGCCGTCTCAAACGGCCGGGAGCCTGCTAAGCTGGGCGCCCTTGTTGACTGCTTATTTGGAGCCCACGGAGGATCCAGCCGCTGAGCGGCTCGGAGCCTTCCCGTGGTCGCTCTGGGAGGAACCGTGATGCGTCGACGGTTGATTGTCTTGTTCGTCGCTCTTTCGATCAGCGGGAGCCTCGCTCCCGTTGCCCTCGCCGCGCCCGATGGCGAGCCTTCCGACAACTGGTGGAGCTACTTTCTCGACTTCCGCATTCTGAGCTGGTTCGGCGCTGCCGAGGAGCCCGAAGAGCCGATGGCGACCGGCGACAAGGGAGACGAAGAAGGCGACGCCCACCGGCCTGGCGACGGCGACCGCGGGCCCGATCACGGCGACCGCGGACCGGCTCTCGACCCGGACGGCTAGGAGCTCCGCTCCTCCAGCGCCATCAGCTCGTCGAGGGTCGAGTCGATGGTTGGTAGCTGTCCCGCGAGGGCGGCGCGAAAGCCGGGGCGCGCGAACAGCAGCTCGTCCCCCGGGTAGGTCGGCACCACGTACACCGGGAAGCGCTCCAAGAGGCTGCGGTCGCTGACCTTGCGCCGCCTCTGAACCGCCCGGCGTTTGGCGTGACTGCGGTCGAGGTGCCCCAGAATCCAGGTTTGAGCCCGCAGCTGGGCGACGCTGCGCTCGTCCGTCAAGACCGGCCGACCGCCGGCGCGCAGGCGATGGCGCAGGGTGCGCAGGAGGGTTCGCGGCCGCAGCCACAAGGGTCTCGTCGGCGGACTCGGCCCAGCTTCCCCGGTATTGGCGATCAGCCCGGCATAGGGATCCTGAGTCAAGACCTCGCCCCCAGGATTGTTCTGCACCAGCAGGGTCTGGGTGCGCGACGTCAAGGTCAGCCAGACCGCCGACATCACCTGCTCCCACAGGCCGTCTTCGTAGTTTTTATAGGCGGTGAGGAAGGCGTTGCGCTCGAACAAGAAGCCGCGGTTGTAGAGCCCGAGCAGGTCGCTGGTGGCGCTCGAACGGTGGTGAACCACCGCATCGGCGACGTAGCGCACGCGCTCCCCGCCGGACCAAAGGCGCCAGCCGAGGTCGACATCCTCGAGGTAGGCGAAGTAGTCCTCGTCGAAGCCACCGGCGGCGAGAAAGGACTGCCGCCGAATCAACATGTTGCCGCCACAGGCGAAGAAGAGCTCCTCCCCGTCGGGTGGGTCCTCCTGCGGTCGCAGCCGGTCGAGGGGACGCCGAAAGCCCATCTGAAAGGCGTGACCATCGAAGGTCATGACGCCGCGGGCGAAGTCGAGCCGCTCCCCTGCCCAGTCGAGAATCCGTCCGGAGACGGCGGCGACGTCGGGCGGGCAGCGGCGCAAACCATCAACCAGCGCCGCCAGCCAGGACTCCTGCGGCCGGGTGTCGTTGTTGAGGAAGGCGATGGCATCGCCTTCGGCCTCTTCCACCAGGCGATTGTTGCCGGCACAGAAGCCCAGATTGAGGCGGCTCTCGACACAGCGCACCGCAGGATGGTTCTGCCGCAGCCACTCCACCGTGCCATCGGTCGAGCCGTTATCGAGCACCAAGACCTCCCACGGCAGCCCGGGGTCCCGCTGCCGGCTGAGGGCTTCGAGGCAGGGTCCGAGGTGATGGCGTCCGTTCCAGCTCAGGATGGCGACCGAGATCTTCTTCAGGCTCATCGCCGACTCCGGAGCCAGCGACGCAAGCGGAAGGAGAAGGGGTCCGGTGGCGCCACCGTCGCCGGCCGGAAAGCGAAGTCCGCCTTCGACTCGTCACGCCGCGGCCGCTGGCAGAAGGCCAACAGCGGCGCCAGGGCGACGGAGCTGCGATATCGCGACGTCAGCTCGCGAGCGCCGGCACGGTGGCGCTCTGCGTCGACGCCGCGCAGGGTTTCGTCGATGGCGACAGCCAGAGCCTTCGAGTCTTCCGCCGGAACCACCCGACCGGCGTCGTACTGAAGCAGCAGGCGGCCGACGGTGCCGCCATCGGTGGCGATCACCGGGCAGCCAGCCGCCAGCGCCTCGAGGTAGCGAGTGCGCAGCGACAAGCGAGTCTCGAGGCTGGGGCGATGGGGCGCCACCAGCAGATCGACATCGCGCAACAGGTCCCAGCGGCGGTCCGCCGACACCCAATCGAGCGGTCGCACCCGTCGCTGCCACCAATCGCGGCGGCGGCAGAAGGACTCGACCTCGGACCATAGCCGTTGGGGCGTCGACTCGGCATTGGGGTTGCGGATGAAATAGAGCGTCCAGTCGCCTTCGACCTGCTCGAGCGCCTGGAGCAGGGTCCACGGGTCATACCAGTCGTAGAGCCCACCGAAGAGGAGTCGCGCCCCCGACGCCTCGTCGTCG from Acidobacteriota bacterium carries:
- a CDS encoding GNAT family N-acetyltransferase, producing the protein MSTPLHLTTERLEIRDFLESDFGATHAWASDPEVTNFLSWGPNSESETRAYLDAARADRQIDPRRDYRLALVDRESRIPLGLGVLLAREPEQWELGYCLAREAWGRGLATEASRALLVFAFETLQAHRIIGRVDPRNPASAKVLTNLGFRREGHFVQDVKKYGEWRDTVMFGLLAEEFQPGVHP
- a CDS encoding cupin domain-containing protein is translated as MDKINLRQKLTQIDQHWQPRLVGELNGQHVRLAKLQGEFVWHHHEDEDELFLVLEGRLLMRLRDRDVWLEEGEMFIVPRGVEHLPVAEEEVHVLLFEPASTLNTGNVRNERTVEEINPL
- a CDS encoding glycosyltransferase family 2 protein, giving the protein MSLKKISVAILSWNGRHHLGPCLEALSRQRDPGLPWEVLVLDNGSTDGTVEWLRQNHPAVRCVESRLNLGFCAGNNRLVEEAEGDAIAFLNNDTRPQESWLAALVDGLRRCPPDVAAVSGRILDWAGERLDFARGVMTFDGHAFQMGFRRPLDRLRPQEDPPDGEELFFACGGNMLIRRQSFLAAGGFDEDYFAYLEDVDLGWRLWSGGERVRYVADAVVHHRSSATSDLLGLYNRGFLFERNAFLTAYKNYEDGLWEQVMSAVWLTLTSRTQTLLVQNNPGGEVLTQDPYAGLIANTGEAGPSPPTRPLWLRPRTLLRTLRHRLRAGGRPVLTDERSVAQLRAQTWILGHLDRSHAKRRAVQRRRKVSDRSLLERFPVYVVPTYPGDELLFARPGFRAALAGQLPTIDSTLDELMALEERSS
- a CDS encoding glycosyltransferase, whose translation is MTRIALVSSEPIRPRMAGIGIRYREMARQLRALSAGTVETVLVSPAQGGEEAAAGGEVPHRTFRRGALQSLLADCQGAVAQGQLANDVLLECPALPVAIDLYDPWLVENLHYVDSLGLDPYRNDHATWVLQMSQGDFFLCSSEEQKTFYLGFLTTLGRVHPRRLEGDPDLTSLIAPVPFALPESLPPHRPVLDDEASGARLLFGGLYDWYDPWTLLQALEQVEGDWTLYFIRNPNAESTPQRLWSEVESFCRRRDWWQRRVRPLDWVSADRRWDLLRDVDLLVAPHRPSLETRLSLRTRYLEALAAGCPVIATDGGTVGRLLLQYDAGRVVPAEDSKALAVAIDETLRGVDAERHRAGARELTSRYRSSVALAPLLAFCQRPRRDESKADFAFRPATVAPPDPFSFRLRRWLRSRR